From the genome of Sporomusa sphaeroides DSM 2875:
TAAAAAAAGTCTTTGTGCGCTCCGGGCTGCGGTATGATTATTTGCTGGCAGCCAATGATATGCAGTTTTTGCGGGAATTGTGCGAGCATCATGTCAGCGGTCAGTTAAAAGTAGCACCAGAGCATATTTCGGCCAAAGTAACACAACTAATGGGCAAAGCAGGTAAAGATACGTATTTAAAATTTAAAAAGGCATATGAAAAAGTCAATAAGGAATTAGGTAAGGAACAATACCTTGTACCTTATTTTATGTCCAGCCATCCGGGCGCCGGCCTTAAAGAAGCGGTTGAATTGGCCGAATTTCTGCGTGATACCGGTTATAATCCGGAGCAGGTGCAGGACTTCATTCCTACTCCGGGAAGCATATCAACCTGTATGTATTATACCGGGATCAATCCGCTGACAGGGGAAAAGGTCTATGTTGCCAAAAAGCCGGAGGATAAAAGGCTGCAGCGAGCGTTATTGCAGTACCGGAATCCGAAAAACTACGAGTTGGTGTATGAAGCACTCACTAAGGCCAATCGCCGGGACTTAATCGGCTATGAGCCAAAATGCCTGATACGGCCGCCGCGAAATAAACCGCAGGCTGCCGTCTCACAAGCCGGTAAATCTAACAAAACCCGTCGGGTTGCTCCTGCCAGGGACAAGCGGGGTAAAGAAAAGAGACTAGATAGAAAAATCTAGTCTCTTTTGGCTAGCAGGCCGAATGCACGGCGGCAGTCATCTGATAACAGGTACATGGCAATTAGTCCATGGGGGACAATAGTTATAATCCCCATCGTCATACTGTAACCGAACATGACGATAAATCCGATGATTACAAACACAATCGATAAGACTAATTCCACCATCCTGGCCCAGCGTTTGAGTTTTAACAAGCCAAAGGCGGGAATGGCGTATAAGAGTAGTGCGGCAAACGAATTCAGGGCAGCTGTCGTATCATTATGTACAAGCCCGTCGTAGATGCCAAATGCGTAACCCACTGCTATTAACAGTAAAAAAATTATGACAATAAGCAGACGTGCGGTCAAATCCGGATGAAGCATAGACCACAAGGAGGGTTTATCTATCATGGTAACAACTCCTTTCCGATAATTTACCTGATACCACACTAATACGCCCTGCTTTAATAACCGGGAGTTTAGCGGGTTTCCCCGGAAGCTTGGTCTCCTCTATTCTACCACAATATGTTATTTTTTAGAATAATGGAGTTAATTTGGTTACAATATAATGATTTATGTTTCAGGAAATTAAAGGAATTTAGACTTGCATAAAGAAGAAATAAAAGGTATAGTATATATGTTTGCCTTTCCTGTAATTCTAACTATAGCTAGTAGTCTGCGACAAGAACACTGCGGATTTGGGCTTAGCGGACTACAATAGAGCGGAGGTAGTTTATGCGACGTTATCTACCACTGTTATTAATATCTTTCTTTTTGCTTATTTTATTGGTTACAGGCACTACCTATCTTGCAGGCTATGCAGGCAGCAAGGGGAACAAAAGCGGTTTGGAGACTGTTACTGTTTATACAACATTACCGCTGGAACAGGTAGCCATAATAGCCCAGGAATACGAGAAAACCGCTAATGTTAGAGTGAATATTACTCCCCTTACCGACAGGGAACTGATTAACCGGTTAATAGCAGAGTCACTGCAGCCGCAGGCCGACCTCATCCTGACTCATCGCAAGACGCTGAAACAAGCCCGGAGCAGTGCGCTCCTGGTACCATACCAATCAGAATATACTGATATCATACCAAGCAAGTTTCAAGATACTGACGGTTATTGGGTAGGTCTATGGTATGACCCCATTGTTTTTGCGGTCAATCAGGATTACTATCAAGCCACAACGCAACAGACGGCCAATTGGTCAGACTTGCTGCTGGACGATAAAGTAAGAGTAGGCATGACGGATTTTCTTGCAGCCGATGCTGCTGCCAATCTTTTATACACCTTGGTTGCCGCCAATGGTGAGGAACAAACATTAAACCTGTTCAAAAAACTTCATCCGCATATTGTACAATATGCTAAATTTCTGGCCACACCGGCGCGAATGGCCAGCATGGGTGAGGTGGATATCGGTATTGCTGTGCATAGTGAGACTATGCGTTATGCCAAGGACGGCTTTCCTGTACAAATCGTTTACCCTGAAGGCGGTTCATCGTATTTGCTGACAGGCGCGGGCCTGGTCAGAGGAGCCAAGCAGGCCGAGCAGGCAAAACATTTTATTGACTGGCTTACTCAGGATGCACCGCAAATGGTTATGACACAACATAAATTTTATTTTCTCCCCACTAATCCGGAAACAAAACTGTACCGGGAATATGCGAAAAAACCCATGAAACTGCTTGACCATCATGATATGTACTCCCCTGAGCAGCAGCGGCGATTACTGGATAAATGGGTTCAAGCCCGCTTGGGAATAAAGTAGGAGGCCTACGCACCAATGCTTAAAGCAGGATTTGTTAGTTTAGGATGTGCCAAAAACCTGGTAGATACGGAAGTAATGCTGGGGATTTTGGCTGATAACAATATAACTATTACCGATGACCCACATGCCGCCGATATCCTGATAGTCAACACCTGTGGATTTATAGACTCTGCCAAAGAAGAGTCTATTTCCACCATTATTCAGATGGCTGATTTTAAACGGGAAGGTAAATGCCGGGGACTTATTGTTGCCGGCTGTCTGGGGCAGCGTTATCAGCAGGAATTATTAGATGAATTGCCGGAAGTATCGGCCATTGTCGGTACCGGCGCCTGGCACCGGATTATGGAGGCAGTACAGGCTGTTCTGGCCGGTGAGCGTCTTTTGCTTATTGGTGAGACAGATACCATTTATGATGAAAATATGAGACGTATTACCACTACCCCTTCTTATAGTGCTTATGTAAAAATTGCCGAAGGCTGTAGTAATTGCTGTTCCTATTGTGTGATTCCGCTGGTACGGGGAAAATATCGCAGCCGTACAGTAGAATCCATTGTCAGTGAGGTAAAAAATCTCACCGCGCAAGGTGTAAAAGAAATAAATTTGATTGCCCAGGACACTACCAGTTATGGGCGTGACCGTTATCATACGCCGCAGTTAACAGCCTTGCTTAAAGAATTGGTAAAAATCGACGGACTGCTTTGGATTCGGCTGCTTTATTGCTATCCCAAATATTTTAATGATGAACTTATTGAAACAATTGCCAACGAACCTAAGATTTGCAAATATATTGACATGCCGCTGCAACATGCTGACGATGAAATATTAGCGGCCATGAACCGCCGCGATACACGGGCGGATATTGAAACATTACTAACTAAAATTCGAACTTCCATCCCTGGCGTAGTTGTTCGTACTTCATTCATTGTCGGGTTCCCGGGTGAATCAGACGCGCACTTTGAAACCTTAAAGCAATTTATGCTGGCGCAAAAGTTTGAACGGGTAGGTGTTTTTTCCTACTCCCAGGAAGAAGGCACACCAGCCGGGGCTTTGGCGCAGCAGGTGCCTGACGCGGTTAAAGAAGAACGCTATCACGAACTGATGGCCTTGCAATGCCAGATTTCTGGAGAACTGAATCGCCAGATGGAAGGAAAAGAGCTTACGGTACTGATTGAAGGCCATAATAGCGAACAGCCTGATGTGGCTTTCGGCAGGTCATACCGGGAAGCGCCTGAGGTGGATGGACGGATTTTTGTGGAGAACGCTGGCGGGCTGGTCCCCGGGACGGTAGTACAGGCAGAGGTTGTACAAGGATTTACGTACGATCTGTTAGCTGAGAAAAAGCCGGACTAGTACCTTGTGTCACTTAAAATTTGCGATTAGATAGCAAGGATTTTTTCGTCCTGCTAGGCGGAGGAGCCGCGCATATCGGACATATGTAAGGCGACGACAACAACGCAGGACGGAAAAAGACTGCTATATAATCCAAATAATTAGGTGACACAAGGTACTGCATCTTAAACCTCATATCCGATTTCGCCAAGGCACCAGCCATAATACTATAATGCAAGCTCAAAATAGTAGAGGCGTCATGCTCTGCTATTTTTTATCCTGAAAGCTATATATTCCGTGTTCATGAAGTTTGCGGGCGCAGGCGGGCGGTGTATTGACAACGCTCCACCACTGGCGTTTGACTTCCGCTTATGCCAACACACCACCCGCCTGCAAAAGTTTTTAACACATTGTATATAGAGTAATCCGGTTATAAACAAGCCATAGCAATAATGCGGTTATTAACGATAATTTTTGCGGTAAAATATCAATTAAGTAAAGGATTTGCTAATTTATAACGCGAATGCATTAGAGTTAGGGGGGAAAGTAATGATTGTAGAGTTAGTCAGTACAGGAACTGAACTGCTTTTGGGACAGATAATAAATACCAATGCGCCATTTTTAGCTACCCGCTTAAACGAGCTGGGGTTTAGCGTGATATATCAAACAACAGTCGGTGATAACCGGGACAGAATGAAGCTGGTTTTAAAAACCGCATTAGAACGGGCCGACCTTGTTATAACAACCGGTGGACTGGGACCAACGCAAGGTGATATCACCAAAGAAGTAACCGCATCGCTGCTAGGTAAAACGCTGTATCTGGATGAGGCAAGTGCCAAGCAAATTGAGCAGTATTTTGCCACACGCCGTACCTGTATGCCAAGTAATAATTTGCGTCAGGCCATGATGCCCGAAGGAGCACGGATTGTTGAAAATACTTGCGGCACAGCGCCAGGTGTTATTATTGAAGACGAGGCGACAGGTAAAATTATTATCAATCTGCCGGGACCGCCGCATGAATGTTCAGCCATGTTTGAAACCTCGATTGTTTCGTATCTTAGCGAACGCTTTGGTTTTCAGGGGGCGATAGTATCAAGAGTCCTCCGTACCTATGGGCTGGGAGAGTCGGCGTTAGAAGAGCGAATTAAGCACTATATTTTATCTCAGTCCAATCCGACGATTGCCTTGCTAGCCCGCAGTGGTGAAATTCACGTGCGCATTACTGCTCAGGCGGCAAGCGAACCAAAAGCTTTGCAAATGATTCACGATCTCGAAAGCCAAATCCGCCCGTTGTTAGGTGAACATGTTTTTGGAATTGATGAAGACACTATCGAGATGAGTGTGGGCAAATTATTACTGGAAAAAAAATTGTCGGCAGCGCTTGCAGAATCTTGTACCGGCGGCCTTGTTACCAGCCGTATTACCGATGTTCCCGGCAGTTCGCGGTACCTGACAGGTTCCATAGTGTGCTACAGCAATACTGTCAAAGTGGAACAAGTTGGCGTTGCCGAAGAAATACTTGCCGAAAAAGGGGCCGTAAGCCGTGAGACAGCTCAAAGCATGGCTCAGGGTATTAGAGAAAAATTTTGTGCCGGTGTAGGTATCGGCATTACCGGTATTGCCGGTCCTGACGGCGCCACTGCCGATAAGCCGGTAGGACTTGTTTACATTGCCATTGACGGTCCGGCAGGAACCAACTGTTACGAGCATTATTTTACAGGAGCACGTACTGATATAAAAAACCGGACGGCTCTAGCCGCCCTTAGTCATTTGCGGCATTATCTGCTTACTATTTAGGAGGTTGTTATATTGAAAGACACAGTAACTTTATTTGGTGAGATAGCTTTAAGTAAAAAAACAGCGGCAGCTATTACGGCGATGGGGTTTGAAGAACCTTCCCCCATTCAGAGCCAGACTATCCCGCTGGTATTAACAGGCAAGGATGTTTTAGGTCAGGCACAGACCGGGACAGGTAAGACTGCCGCCTTTGGTATACCGATCATGGAGCGGATAACCGAGGCCAGACAAATACAAGCCCTGGTGCTTACCCCAACGCGCGAACTGGCCATCCAGGTTTCTGAAGAATTGGCTAAAATCGGGAAATTCAAGCGGATTAAAACCTTGCCCATCTATGGAGGACAGGCCATAGAAAGACAGATTAGAACGCTCAAATTAGGTGTACAGGTCGTCATCGGCACTCCTGGCCGACTGCTTGACCATATTCGCAGAAACACGATCAAGCTGGACCATGTAAAAATGCTGGTACTTGATGAAGCTGATGAAATGCTGGATATGGGCTTTATCGACGATATTGAAAGTATCCTTGCGCATGTTCCCACTGAGCGCCAAACCCTGCTATTCTCAGCTACTATGCCGGCTGAAATAATGAGATTAGCCAATAGGTATATGAAAGACAGAGTAACGGTAACTATTAGTAAAGAGCAACTGACAGTGCCGCTGATTGACCAAATCTATTACGAAACCCGTGATAAGCTTGACGGTTTGTGCCGGGTACTCGATTCCGAGACGGTTGACCGGGTTATCATTTTTTGCCGGACAAAGAAAGGTGTCGACGATCTGGTGGCGTCTTTATCGGCGCGCGGCTATATTTCAGACGGATTGCATGGAGATTTAAGCCAGACGCAGCGTGACCGGGTTATGAAAAAATTCCGTGACGGCAAGCTGGATATTCTTATTGCCACCGATGTTGCTGCGCGGGGGTTGGATATTGACCATATCAGCCATGTTATTAACTATGATATTCCTCAAGACCCTGAATCCTATGTTCACCGCATTGGCCGTACAGGACGCGCCGGGAAAAAGGGTGTGGCAATTACTTTTATCCAACCCCGTGAGTACAGACAGCTTAAGATTATTGAGAAAGAGGTCAAGACACGCATCCTGCGGCGCCAATTGCCATCACCTGCCGATATTCTTGAACGTCAGACAGAAGTGATTAAAAACCAGCTCACTCAGACCATTAACCGCGGCGGGTTTGATGCCTATAGCAGTATTATTGCTGATTTGGCTGCCGATTACGACCCGATCGAGCTTGCGGCAGCTGCATTAAAACTGTTTCAAGAAGGCTACAAAGAGCAGGTAAGTCTTGAGAAAACCCAATTTGCCAACACCGGGGCCGAGCCTGGCATGGTAAGGTTATTTATTAATGCCGGACGAGCGCAAAGAATTCAGCCACAGGACATTGTTCGCACAATTGCCGAAGAAGCTGACATTGAAGGCAGTATTATCGGTGTAATAAATATTTATGATAAATTTACCTTTGTTGAAGTACCGGAAACCGTTGCTGAACGGGTACTGTCGGTTATGAATAAAAATACCATTAAAGGCTACCGGATTAATATAGAGCCGGCAAAGGGACGCTAAAATACAAATACCATATAGGCAAGCATCACCCGACAAGAGGATTGACAAAACGAACAAACGTTTGTATACTGTTAGTATATATACAGCGCGTTAAAGTTTGCAGGCGGGAGGTGTGTTGGCAGTGAAAGTCAGGCACCAGCGGTGCGGCATTGTCAACATGCCTCCCGCCTGTGCCTGTAAACTTCTTTAATGCTGAATATATAGTTAGCGGGGGAGGTTTATATTTATCGTGGATAAAGCGAAAGATTTTGAGAAAAACCGGGAAATGGACAAATTCAAAGCACTTGAAAATGCTATGCGGCAGATAGAGAAGGATTTTGGCAAAGGCGCTATTATGAAGCTTGGCGAAGCGGCTGCCAAAATGAATATTGAAGTTATCCCAACAGGCTCATTACCTCTTGATATTGCGCTCGGCGTCGGTGGCGTACCGCGAGGACGCGTTATTGAAATATTCGGGCCAGAGTCGTCAGGTAAAACCACAGTTGCGCTGCATATTATAGCCCAGGCACAGAAACTGGACGGTATAGCGGCATTTATTGACGCCGAGCATGCTCTTGATCCGGTTTACGCCAAAAAACTGGGTGTTGATATTGACAATCTTTTAATTTCCCAGCCTGATAATGGTGAACAAGCTCTTGAGATTGCTGAGGCACTGGTGCGCAGTGCGGCTATTGATGTTATTGTCATTGACTCGGTAGCTGCTTTGGTGCCCAAAAACGAAATTGAGGGAGATATGGGAGACTCGCATGTCGGTCTTCATGCCCGTTTAATGTCTCAAGCCTTACGTAAACTTACCGGTATTATCAGTAAGTCGCGTACTACGGCTATCTTTATCAACCAAATTCGTGAAAAAGTCGGTGTTATGTTTGGCAATCCGGAAACAACCACCGGCGGACGTGCTTTAAAATTCTATTCGTCAGTTCGTTTGGATGTTCGTAAGGCCGATACTTTGAAACAAGGGAATGATGTTGTCGGTACCCGCACAAAGGTCAAGGTTGTTAAGAATAAAGTAGCTCCTCCGTTCAAACAGGCTGAATTTGACATAATGTATGGTGAAGGTATTTCGCGTGAAGGCAGTCTGGTGGATATGGGAGTTAGCCTTGATATTATCAATAAAAGCGGCGCATGGTTTTCTTACAATGGACAACGGCTGGGGCAAGGGCGGGAAAACGTCAAGGAATTTTTCAAAGAAAACCGGGAAATTGCCGATGAAATTGATAAGAAGATCCGCGAAACCTTACTTACCGGCGATGCCAAGCTTGATAAAACCTTAAGTCAAAGTGATGAGGTTTTTAGCGAGGATAGTGACGAGGCTTTTGAAGTCTGATGAATAAGAAGATAGCTGACACTGCTGTTGCGCTGTTAAAGAATAGAACTTATAGTCAGTACGAGCTTGAGCAAAAGCTTGCACAGCAAGGTTATGACCAGGATGCAGTACATGCAGCTATTCAATATGTTACTGAGCGCGGCTATCTGAATGATGCCGCGCTTTGTGATAGGCTCCTGGAAAAATA
Proteins encoded in this window:
- a CDS encoding competence/damage-inducible protein A; translation: MIVELVSTGTELLLGQIINTNAPFLATRLNELGFSVIYQTTVGDNRDRMKLVLKTALERADLVITTGGLGPTQGDITKEVTASLLGKTLYLDEASAKQIEQYFATRRTCMPSNNLRQAMMPEGARIVENTCGTAPGVIIEDEATGKIIINLPGPPHECSAMFETSIVSYLSERFGFQGAIVSRVLRTYGLGESALEERIKHYILSQSNPTIALLARSGEIHVRITAQAASEPKALQMIHDLESQIRPLLGEHVFGIDEDTIEMSVGKLLLEKKLSAALAESCTGGLVTSRITDVPGSSRYLTGSIVCYSNTVKVEQVGVAEEILAEKGAVSRETAQSMAQGIREKFCAGVGIGITGIAGPDGATADKPVGLVYIAIDGPAGTNCYEHYFTGARTDIKNRTALAALSHLRHYLLTI
- the recA gene encoding recombinase RecA; translated protein: MDKFKALENAMRQIEKDFGKGAIMKLGEAAAKMNIEVIPTGSLPLDIALGVGGVPRGRVIEIFGPESSGKTTVALHIIAQAQKLDGIAAFIDAEHALDPVYAKKLGVDIDNLLISQPDNGEQALEIAEALVRSAAIDVIVIDSVAALVPKNEIEGDMGDSHVGLHARLMSQALRKLTGIISKSRTTAIFINQIREKVGVMFGNPETTTGGRALKFYSSVRLDVRKADTLKQGNDVVGTRTKVKVVKNKVAPPFKQAEFDIMYGEGISREGSLVDMGVSLDIINKSGAWFSYNGQRLGQGRENVKEFFKENREIADEIDKKIRETLLTGDAKLDKTLSQSDEVFSEDSDEAFEV
- the rimO gene encoding 30S ribosomal protein S12 methylthiotransferase RimO, which codes for MLKAGFVSLGCAKNLVDTEVMLGILADNNITITDDPHAADILIVNTCGFIDSAKEESISTIIQMADFKREGKCRGLIVAGCLGQRYQQELLDELPEVSAIVGTGAWHRIMEAVQAVLAGERLLLIGETDTIYDENMRRITTTPSYSAYVKIAEGCSNCCSYCVIPLVRGKYRSRTVESIVSEVKNLTAQGVKEINLIAQDTTSYGRDRYHTPQLTALLKELVKIDGLLWIRLLYCYPKYFNDELIETIANEPKICKYIDMPLQHADDEILAAMNRRDTRADIETLLTKIRTSIPGVVVRTSFIVGFPGESDAHFETLKQFMLAQKFERVGVFSYSQEEGTPAGALAQQVPDAVKEERYHELMALQCQISGELNRQMEGKELTVLIEGHNSEQPDVAFGRSYREAPEVDGRIFVENAGGLVPGTVVQAEVVQGFTYDLLAEKKPD
- a CDS encoding DEAD/DEAH box helicase, which encodes MKDTVTLFGEIALSKKTAAAITAMGFEEPSPIQSQTIPLVLTGKDVLGQAQTGTGKTAAFGIPIMERITEARQIQALVLTPTRELAIQVSEELAKIGKFKRIKTLPIYGGQAIERQIRTLKLGVQVVIGTPGRLLDHIRRNTIKLDHVKMLVLDEADEMLDMGFIDDIESILAHVPTERQTLLFSATMPAEIMRLANRYMKDRVTVTISKEQLTVPLIDQIYYETRDKLDGLCRVLDSETVDRVIIFCRTKKGVDDLVASLSARGYISDGLHGDLSQTQRDRVMKKFRDGKLDILIATDVAARGLDIDHISHVINYDIPQDPESYVHRIGRTGRAGKKGVAITFIQPREYRQLKIIEKEVKTRILRRQLPSPADILERQTEVIKNQLTQTINRGGFDAYSSIIADLAADYDPIELAAAALKLFQEGYKEQVSLEKTQFANTGAEPGMVRLFINAGRAQRIQPQDIVRTIAEEADIEGSIIGVINIYDKFTFVEVPETVAERVLSVMNKNTIKGYRINIEPAKGR
- a CDS encoding ABC transporter substrate-binding protein, translating into MRRYLPLLLISFFLLILLVTGTTYLAGYAGSKGNKSGLETVTVYTTLPLEQVAIIAQEYEKTANVRVNITPLTDRELINRLIAESLQPQADLILTHRKTLKQARSSALLVPYQSEYTDIIPSKFQDTDGYWVGLWYDPIVFAVNQDYYQATTQQTANWSDLLLDDKVRVGMTDFLAADAAANLLYTLVAANGEEQTLNLFKKLHPHIVQYAKFLATPARMASMGEVDIGIAVHSETMRYAKDGFPVQIVYPEGGSSYLLTGAGLVRGAKQAEQAKHFIDWLTQDAPQMVMTQHKFYFLPTNPETKLYREYAKKPMKLLDHHDMYSPEQQRRLLDKWVQARLGIK